The genomic interval TAATTTTAATATCACATCTTTAGGAGAAGTCCATCCATTAATTTTTCCTGTCAAATTTACTCCAATTATTTTAGGAAATTTCAATTCTAAAAATGATCCTGACATAACTTCAGCAGCTTCAGCTCCTCCAATTCCTACCGCTAACATACCTAATCCTCCAGCGTTAGGAGTATGAGAATCTGTTCCTATAATCATCCCGCCAGGAAATGCATAATTTTCTAAAACAATTTGATGAATAATACCAGATCCAGCTCCCCAAAAATCTATTCCGTATTTATGAGATGCGGATCTTAAAAAATTATAAATTTCTTGATTTTTTTCTATCGCATTTTTTAAATCTAAGTCGTATCCATCTCTAGCATATATAAGATGATCACAATGAACAGAAGCAGGAATAAACGTTTTTTCTTTTTTAGTTTGCATAAACTGGAGCAATGTCATTTGAGCTGTTGCATCTTGCATGATAATACGATCTGGAAGAAAATTCATGTAATATTTATCTCGATAATTTTTTGATTCAAAGTTAGTCGCTATTTCTTTTATGTCTTCACCTAAATGAGAATACAAAATTTTCTCTGAATAAGTCATAGGGGTATCTATCACATTTCGAATTTTTTCAATTTTGTACAAAAAATTTGAATAAAAACTTCGAATCATATCAAGATCAAAAATCATAAAATTATTATTTTTAATAATATACATAAATTATGTTTCGTTTAAAAAAACATTTATTTTAGTATAGAAATCTATGGGGTTGTCTATATGAATCCAGTGATCAGATTTTTTAACTATCCAAATTTTTGATTTTGGAAATAGCTTACGTATATAATTATAATCTTCATCAAGAATATAATTTGAATATTCTCCTCGCAAAAAAAGAGTAGGACCATAATATAAACCGTTTTTTATTTTATGACGAATTAAAGAATCATAATTTTTTTCAATATTTAATAAAGAGAAATAAAAACATAGTTTCCCACTTTCTTGTCTTTGAATACATTTAGAAAAAAATAACCTAATTTTTACATCTAAAATCCATGTTTTTAAAAAAGAGTCTAGATCTCTTCTAGTATTAATTATATTGAAATCTACTTTTTTTAAAACATGAATTAACTTTTTTTGATCTTGATTGGGTTTAATGTAAGCTTTAGGACTGATATCTAAAACGATAACTTTTTTTGGAATAAAAGGATACTTTATGGAAAACTTCATAACGGCTCTTCCTCCCATAGAATGCCCTAATAGGATAGGATCATTTAATTCATAATAATGTATATATTCTAATATATCTCTTGATATGAGATCATAATTCATTTTATCAGAAACAAAACTATTTCCATGATTTCTAATATCTAATAGATGAACTTGATAAAGTTTTTCAAATTCTTTTGCAAAAGAAATCCAATTTTCTCCATTTCCAAATAAACCATGAAAAACTAAAATAGGAGGACCAGATCCATAAATTTTAGAATGTAGTATCATTTTTATATTTATTTATTCTTTTCAAATAACTTTGTATTGTATTTTCTAGTCCCATATATATAGATTCGTTAATTAAAGCATGTCCAATCGACACCTCTGATATATTTGGTATTTTTTCAATTAAAAAAGAAATA from Blattabacterium cuenoti carries:
- a CDS encoding alpha/beta fold hydrolase, with amino-acid sequence MILHSKIYGSGPPILVFHGLFGNGENWISFAKEFEKLYQVHLLDIRNHGNSFVSDKMNYDLISRDILEYIHYYELNDPILLGHSMGGRAVMKFSIKYPFIPKKVIVLDISPKAYIKPNQDQKKLIHVLKKVDFNIINTRRDLDSFLKTWILDVKIRLFFSKCIQRQESGKLCFYFSLLNIEKNYDSLIRHKIKNGLYYGPTLFLRGEYSNYILDEDYNYIRKLFPKSKIWIVKKSDHWIHIDNPIDFYTKINVFLNET